The Musa acuminata AAA Group cultivar baxijiao chromosome BXJ2-5, Cavendish_Baxijiao_AAA, whole genome shotgun sequence genomic interval agtgatttcgagaatgaagaagctagcaacaaagaggaggcaaacttcgcgctaatggctttaggaggagaggtatgtgatttaattaatgaagatttatctttcgatgaactttctattgcttttcacgaattatttgatgagtgtagaactattagtaagaatttcaatctattaaagaaagagtatgccttactacaaaataagcttgataatcttcaaactccttcatgcactaagtgtgaatacttaaaagcaataaaagatgagaatttgctacttaaagagaccttaaataagtttaaggtcagtagcaaaggcttggacatgataTTTGCAAACAAAGGTTACGTCACAAATAGAAGTGAAAttagttttgtgagaggatctcaccaaaatcctaccaccttcattaaaagaCTTACATTAcgtgtttcacctcatttgaaatgcaacttttattgtaaattcgGACATGttatttacaaatgtccatttaagaaaattagtctatataagttgatatgggttcctaatggaactataaataattcaatgatgaatgacaaaattagtagatcaatttttgatgcacccaaaatcaaatgggtacctaaaaaccatcctcttttgtagacaaactcacataTCATcaagtgtaagtgggtctttcgaattaaacaAAACCCAGATAGATCTattgctagatataaagcatGTCTAGTGACCAAAGAGTTTAATCAATGACCTagtgttgacttcacagagacattcagTCCCATTGTTAAATCGATAACAATCTgatttatcctgagtttggctatcAAAAGATTAGCATTTAtgataattggatgttaataatactTTCTTACAaaagactctaactgaagatgtctttatgcaacaacatCCTGGTTTCATCTATCCTCGATATCCaaggcatgtttgtaaactacaaaaaactATTTATGAACTTTGTTAAGGTTCAAGATCTTGGTACATCAAACTCGGCTCGTTCTTTATATTAACTAGCTTTATCAACTATAAGTTTGACACTTCATTATTTCTATGATAACAAAATGGTGGTACAATATATcttatgtggatgacattatcgTCATAGACAACAATCCAATAGAGATCAAGGGATTCCTCAAGAAATTGGTAGATTGATTCTctatcaaagatctaggaactttaagctactttctgggagtaaAAGCAATGTACACATCTTTATGACTCTTTCTATCTCAAAGAAAGTACATTTaagatctattatcaaagacaaatatgcggAACATCAAAGAGGTTGCCACTCCACTCTCTACTACTGAATTACTCAAATTATATAACGGTAGTGCTACTATGGATCCTACACAATGCCGACAAGTACATGGCTCCTTATAATACTTGTCTCTCACGTGTCCaaacatctcatttgcagtcaataaattatcctaattcatgcatcgaccatccactatgcattggtctacaaTAAAATGAGTCTTGTGATATCTCAAAGGAATCCTTAATCATAGACTCTTTATTTATAAATACTCATCACtttatctccatgcctttgtcaATGCTAAATGGGTAGGAAATATTAATGATAGAATATCTATATCGGGgtatattatattttttgaagCAAATCCAATCAATTGAAGTTAAAAAAAGCAGAAGACAACCGTAAGGTCTACAACTAAAATTGAATACCAAACTATCGCCACCGTTattgtagaactcaattgggtcacaaatttacTAAAAAAACTCGCCATCGTTGTTGTAGAACTTAATTGTGAGAATGTCGGAGTCACCTATCTATGTTTCAACCTAGTGTTCCACTTACGTATGAAACATATTGTCATCGATTTTTACTTCATTCAGGATTAAGTTATCAGACATCAATTATGTGTTTCTCATATGACTGATTAACTAGCATACTCTCTAAAAACCGCTCACCCGTAAAATATTTTCATTGTATTAGTCCAAGATCGATGTCCTTGATAGGAGCTCAATACGTGATAGAAGATAAAATTTTCACAATTACTAAAGGAAATCTCTCTTAACTACTTAATCTTGATAGAGgaaattgacacgggagtgtctaatttactacaatctgattatatgagccttgattatgatctagtatctttttcagtcaataatgatgcctcataatctttatctcagcacacaaaaaaaatgacagctcatcagcatattctctgcacaaagttaaagctgtttcaaggtgcttttcttcaagataaaggaatgcattaaaggagttggttggcagctgtgaacatttcttcattaccaatgagggcattaaaatagttggttagaagctgtaaacacttaatttcgaaattccctatgcatgaagggttgtttcatgcactagtatttattttggtgtttaggacttagaaaggacttttagaaaactgaggatattggcagaagctctcttggagtgctcttttgaactctgtatctcttggatgcgtccttgagtggtgagtctttcgctttcagttatgtatccttgtttattatcattagggtggtgatcttctgtatcccttttgatttttaaacttggtggtgagctatatatcgttttatcgaagtttcttcaaaagtgcgttccttgccttttgtgacattttctatctgaacaactgttatatcggttttctatcgacatctattctgcatttttaccctccccggtatcagtttggtatcagagctaaaggctagagatcatggcaaggcggaatggaaaagatgtagttggtgaaggtagcgatcacgaagatgacgctgagtcgttgaggctgcagctacgaaaattgctgcgtagcctacaagaaaaaaatgagataatcgatgaacttcagagtagacataacaaatatgaaaatgaagctcgagagtttacttatgatgatgatacacttcttccaagggagtcgagaagatgtcggagcagaaatgaagtccaagacgagtggcagaataaatataaccccagatttgatattcctgaatttgaaggcaaaataaatgttgatgactttatcgattggcttaatatagtagaaagaattttttattttcatgaaccaccggaacaaaagaaggtcaaacttgtggcactcaaactcaggcggaatgcatctttttggtgggaaaatctgaagaaacaaagagaacgtgaggggaagagtaagatcgttacatgggagaaaatgaaaagggagctaaagagaaaatatttacctgataattatagacaagagatctttctcaaaatacatgatttcaagcaaaaagatcttagtgtggaggagtacactgcagaatttgataatttgatgttaaaaggagagcttgtggaaccggaagagcaaacaattgcaagatacttaggaggtctgaagtatgagattgctaaagttgttcagctacggccatattggtctttaaatgatgtgagcaagctggcattaaaagttgaaaagcaacagaagtttgaaaagagttttcggtatggctcaaaagaagactacacaaaaggaggaagtttcaagcctactgtccaaagcaaggtgatatcgaaggtgcaagaaaagggtgaagagtcttttggcaacaaaaaaacacctaattcttctaccccaagtggtcgaaaatgcttcaaatgtcatggttttgggcatattgcttcggattgtccaaataggaggattgtaactttggttgaagatcatagtgatggaggcgaagatgaagctgacgacgaaccaaaatacaatgatgatgaggaagagattacttatgctgatcatggtttgtctattgtattgcaacgtagtttacaagtgtcatatgtggccgacgatgaaagttgggtgagaaaaaatgtgtttcacactaaatgcacttctcttggcaaggtgtgcttggtgatcatcgacagtggcagttttgagaacgtggtttctttggagatggtgcagaagctgaagttggatacgatccctcatccacatccataccaattatgttggttgcaaaaaggaaatgacatcaaggtaactaaaagatgtttagtttcattttctattggcaagtattataaagataaagtgtggtgtgatgttgcccctatggatgcttgtcatttactattgggaagaccttggcattatgatagaagagtattgtatgatggttataaacatacttattcttttaaagtgaatgaaaagaagattatcttagctccattacaaccttccgaaatcagtgcgccaaagaaggaagttagtgcttttatttcttatagagaatgcagatatgaattggacaagggcggtcatattttggccctaatggtagtagaggagaacgaacaacataaggagacaccgaaaatcatgcaaccaatcctagaagaatttcaagatgttataccggaagagattccacatggccttccacctttgagagacattcaatatcacattgatcttattccgggggctgttctacctaataaggctgcgtacagaatgagtcctaaagaacatgaagaacttcaaaggcaagttgatgaattagtgaaaatggggttaattcgggagagcatgagtccttgtgcagttccagctttgttggtgcctaagaaagatggttcttggagaatgtgcgtggacagtcgcaccatcaacaaaatcacagtggactatcgctttcctattccaaggttagatgatttacttgatcaattgtgtggtgcttatattttctctaaaattgatttgaggagtggctatcaccaaataagaatgaggcccggagatgaatggaaaacagcatttaaaactagagaaggcttatatgaatggttggttatgccatttggactatctaatgctcctagcacattcatgagatttatgaatcacatacttaagccatgcattggaatatttgttgttgtttattttgacgatatattggtgtacaacaagagtgaagaggagcatatgagtcatctgaaagaaatctttcttattttgaggcagcaaaaactttatactaatctaaacaaatgtgatttctttacttctagtgtggtgtttttggggtatgttgtttcaaaagatggaatcatgatggatcaaagtaaggttgaagctattctcaattggccaacacctgcttcattacatgatgtgaggagtttccatggcttaacatctttttatagaagattcatcaagagtttcagctctattgtcacttcaatcaccgaatgtctgaaatgtgacaaattcaaatggactagtgaggctaacgatgcttttgagcttttgaaaagaaaggttactgaggctcctatcttagttctaccaaattttgataatgtgtttgaagttgaatgtgatgcatctaatgtgggaattggtgctgttttgagtcaagacggaaggcccattgcattttttagtgaaaagctgaatgatacaagaaagaaatactctacttatgataaggagttttatgcgatttatcgagctttgtctcattggggtcaatatcttctcgccaagccatttgttctatattctgatcacgaggcattaaagttcattaatcatcagcacaagctaaacaagaggcatgcagcttgggtggagttcttacaatcttacaactttacaatcaagcacaaatctggtgttcaaaatgtagttgctgatgcattgagcagaaagcattctttattatcaacaatggaagtcaaagtggttggatttgaaacattcaaagatctatatgagaatgatgtggattttggctcgatatggcagaattgtaaatcaggttcctttcaacaattttttatctttgatggttttctttttcgagctaatgcgttgtgtgttccatcttgttctttgagacaagtaattctagctgaagctcatggtggtgttttgggaggacatttcggtagggataagactctagctcttgttcaatcaaatttctactggcctaaaatgttcagagatgtggatagacatgtgaagcaatgccgaatgtgtcatttggcaaaaacaagaagtcaaaattctggtttgtacactcccttgccagtgtcaaatgctccatgggaggatgtgagtcttgatttcattttgggactgccaagaactcaaaggaacaaggattctatcatggttgttgttgacagattttcaaaaatgtctcactttgttccatgcaataaatcaaatgatgcatctcatattgctgatttatattttaaggagattgttaaattgcatggtattccaagaactatggtgtctgatcgagattcaaaatttgttagtcatttttggagaactctttggaggaagctgggtacttctttgaatttcagtagctcgcatcatccacaaaccgatgggcaaactgaggtaacaaaccaaagcttgggaaatttatttagaagctatgttggcaagaatattaagcaatgggatgtcattcttccacaaattgagtttgcctacaatcgttctatgcatcatagtattggtaagagtcattTTGAGGTAGTTTTTGGTGcttatcctgctggtcctttggacttaatccctcattctacaacaaagcaatttagtggagatgctgatgaaaagagctaagcagataaagaagctgcatgagggtgtgaaagcaaccattgagaagcaaaatgagaggtacatgcatgctgccaacaaacacagaaaacatgtggagtttaatacaggtgatttggtttggattcatctaaggaaggagaggtttccaccgggcaaatttggaaaattgaaaccaaaggctgatggtccattcaaggtgcttaagagaattggcaaaaatgcttatgagatagagctacctgaagattacggagtatccccaacatttaatgtggctgatttgagtcctttttataatcatgttgatgaatcaaacgaagacttgaggacaagtctcattcaaccgggggagattgacacgggagtgtctaatttactacaatctgattatatgagccttgattatgatctagtatctttttcagtcaataatgatgcctcataatctttatctcagcacacaaaaaaaatgacagctcatcagcatattctctgcacaaagttaaagctgtttcaaggtgtttttcttcaagacaaaggaatgcattaaaggagttggttggcagctgtgaacatttctttattaccaatgagggcattaaaatagttggttagaagctgtaaacacttaatttcgaaattccctatgcatgaagggttgtttcatgcactagtatttattttggtgtttaggacttagaaaggacttttagaaaactgaggatattggcagaagctctcttggagtgctcttttgaactctgtatctcttggatgcgtccttgagtggtgagtctttcgctttcagttctgtatccttgtttattatcattagggtggtgatcttctatatcccttttgatttttaaacttggtggtgagctatatatcgttttatcgaagtttcttcaaaagtgcgttccttgccttttgtgacattttctatctgaacaactgttatatcggttttctatcgacatccattctgtatttttaccctccccggtatcagaaaTCTTTCAGGATTTATATTAATGAAACTAGTGAAGCTTTCTCATCATAATTTAATCTATCGAGAAGAAGAAATATTATCTGttttatttttaacttttctCCCTTGAAAAATtgatttcttttttaaaataCTGCAAGGCTGTCCAACATAAAGAAAGCACAGATGTGGTAAGGCAAAACCGGTAGCTCACTCACTCCAATGCAGTCAAAATTGAAGACCAGACATGATAGTGTGTGTTTCGAAGAACAAAATCTGCGGAACATAAAACCGGTCCTATTTATTACTTGGTCAAGTCATATGGTAATGAGGTTCACTTTCTACTTGTGATCCGAGGCGAGGCAACACATTGGATTAATGTTCTCCATCCAACAAAGAAAGATCTTGCACTGCAGTTGGAGATAAATCCAAGTGAGTCATCCTATGTCCCGTAGTCACTTCAAATATCTCCCAAGACTCTCGCTGTCAACATCTTTCCATTAATTATTGGACTTAAATTGCACTCTAATTCTAGAGATGACTAGGTGGGCAGATGACTCACATTTTGTGTGCTAAATATGCTATATGCGAGCATTTAATGTATCAGCTTAGAATTTTCTTCCAGTAATAAATCGtcttttaacaaatttatgaaagattaagaATTAAACTCTGGATAAATTTGACTCAAAATATTTACCTCACGATCATCAGACTTGGAAACCAGACTCGCAGACATAGAAATCAAACTCAGAAATGGAAATCACGCCTTCATTAATTACTTCACTAACACATTTATCAGGCTTGGAAATCAAAATCTGAGTAAAatcgaagaaaaaaaaacataaaaaatgctTCCCTGATAACTTTACTACCAAAAACTTGGAAACCAGACCTCTGTGTGAAATTAACAAAACCATTGAAATAGTTGACGCAGAATTAAAGAGCCAAAAGATGAACACCATTAGACATATATCCATCCACATTCAATTGTATTTTAATATACTAAAAATCAGATGAAGACAGCAGCATTGTCGCAAGGCTTCTGCTTGGATTTTATAATCCCTGAGAGCACCCTACTGTCCAAAAAGCCTACAACAGGCACTTAAAAGGACACATGATTAGTGCTGCGCGTAGTAAAATCTTGTGTGATTCATCTCAAGGCCTGTGCGTGCATCTTTTTGCATGATTACTGGAGCCGGTGTGAAGCTAGTCATGCAACACAAACAATGGCAGTGTCTTTATTATTATATGAAACAATGGCAGGCTcatcaagggcaagggcagaaaaGTATGCAGACTATAATTCAACTCTGGATgtgaaaattttctctttttttatgtgTTGGAGGGCGTAAGGGGGAGAGTGGAGGTGGCTAGTTTACAGGTAGGTCTATAGGGAACGTAACCCAGAAAACAGGGTTTAACCTATCAGTATCAAGTCAACCAATTTGTTGTTGATCTAATCACCTGACTAATCAAAACCACAATAGGTTCCATATCTATGCCTCTGGATATTTCACCCTTTAAGATCTCATCAGAATACAAGATTCCTTCCTGTAAACGACAGtgaattttcatttttattttttgtttttgttttttttgtctaTCTCGACCTCCCTCTCAAAACAAAAAACTCTATGCTCTCTGATATATTATGCCACGAGTCACGTCAATCAAATCCCTCGTCAATCAATATAAATCAATAGCATTGATTAAAAGAAGTTAAGAACAACTCAAAAGGTCATATAGGATATAAGATTAATTTTGCTTTCTTTTGATGGAAATTAGATGATACCAGAAGGTGGGAGAGAAGGGTATTTTCTTGGTTTGGAATTGTGAATAAAATGAACGCATACGTCTGTTGGAAAGTATGGAAGGGAATGAAGATTGATTCCTTATCTTGAGAGGGGACAGCTTGGCATCCATAGAAAATTTCTACCCCAGCAATAATGATGGAGAAGATTGGATTGGCATCCCCCGTGCGCCCCTTCTCTCCTCTTTTATCCAAACCTCATGTTGCTcccagacgacgacgacgacaacaacaacaacagattACTTCCAAAGCACTCTCCGCGACCCCACATCCcatgcaataataataataataataataataataacaataataataataataataatccccaTCGCTTGCAAAGACATGACTCGAGTGGAAAGCGATCTCAGCAACGTGTGGTATTGTTCTTCTAGTTTAATGGGACTCGTACCAAAACGGCAAGTAGGGCCACCGAAGGCAACGATAAATGTTTGGGAACTCCATGGTATCACGAGTCCTTCCCCTACATTCTTTAACACTTTTGAACGCCTAATTATGGAGCTAAACCTCACGCTTTTGACTCTTTTGTGACGCTGAGACCGCTCCGCTGCAGGCCACGACAGAAATGTCGCCGAAGAAACACAATTCGCATCGACGATTGTTGAGCCACGAGTAAGGTTCCGACCTAGGCAAACCTAACAACAGCAAGAGAATCGCTTGCCTGGCGTCGGTCCTTCATTCGTAACTTGAGTCATGACTACAAGCAACGGGTCCGTGACTGCATAGTGTGGCACTGTGGGTGTTCTTATTGATTACCGGATGGATGATAACGGGTGAGGATCTGAGGACCGCGGCACGGCGGGAAGTCCCCTCGATCAGCCAGCCACACATCGGACGGAAGGGATTGTTTTGGGCCCCACACCTGAAGAGCGGAAAAACCAAGACAACAGCCCGTCAGCGATCGCACGCGCGTGAGTCGCTCTCCCCTCACCATAAAGGAGGAGAAGCTCGTCacctcccaccaccaccacctccacttCTTCTCGTCTCCCTCTCGTCCGTTCCCTTTctatcttcttctttctccttcctgcaATAGCAGAAGCTATCAGTTTCTCTGGGGGAGAAGGGCGCGATTGGATTTACTTGACTTGTGGCTCTTGAAATGGAGAGATGGGGGAAGGAGCGGCAGCGGCGTGGTCACGAGTGCCCATCCTTCTCCTCCACGCTGCTCGACGCAATCTACCGTTCCATGGACGAGTCCGACGCCGGAGGAACGCCCGAGCCTTCCCTCGCCGCCTCGAGGAGGCCCGCCATGGTGGTCAGCGAGAGGGCGGGGAGCCGACCCCGTGGCCTCCCGCCCATCTCTACCTCGAGCTCCTCAGATAATTCCAGCTACGggggcttctcctcctcctccgagcCTGAGTCGGCTTCGAGccaccgagccagactcaggcctaTCCGTAGCGGGGAGGCGCCGGCTCGCTGCACCGCCGTCTCCAGCCCTCCCACTCGTCCTCCCCCGCCGCCACcgctgcagcagcagcaacggATCTCCTCGCCGCCGGTCGTACACCACCGCGAGAGGACGAAGTCGAGCTCGATCCGGAGCAAGCTCTGGGATCTGGGACGATCCAAGGCGCCAGCGTCACCAGGGGGCCGCCTCGCCGCCCTCCTGAACTCTCTTTTCGCCTCCGCAGCCAAAAGACCGAAGAAGTCCAAAACCCCGACCGCCACCGCCGCGGGCGCCGTCGGCAGCTACGACGACTCGGCCTGCTCCACTCTGTCATCTCACTCCCGATCGTGCCTCGTCAAGGCGCCGTCGTCGAGGCGGGCACCACCGGCGGAGGACGAGGGAGCGAAGAGGTCGGTGCGGTTCCACCCGATGAGCGTGATCGTGGGCGAGGACCTGCGGCCGTGCGGGCAGAAGAACGTGTACGCTGGCGATCGGGCGGCGGAGGGGAGGCGGCGAACGGTGGCGACGGAGGTGGAAGGGAAGGGGAAGACAAAGACGAGGATGAGGGTGGAAGAACTCCTGAGAAGGTTCGAAGACGGGGAAGAAGAAGACGGAGAGATCAGCGACTCGAGCTCGGATCTGTTCGAGCTGGAGAATCTGACGGTGATGACAGGGGGAGAGGGATACAGGGATGAGCTTCCAGTGTACGAGACTACGCATGCCGCTACTAATCGCGCCATTTCTCGTGGACTCGTCCGCtaacttaaaattaaaaaaaaggaataatCGGAAACAAATAGAGAAATATTGGTGAAAAAAGAAATTTAATGTAATTTTCTCTCCAGTTTCAGTGTgtccttatttttatttttaattttgcttTGTTGGGGATGCAAACTGTTTAAAactgaggaaaaaaaaaggaaaaaaaatgaaatgaaataTCCTAATTTTATGATTGTTTTACTGATCTCAAAGCACCAGTGGTAAAGCTTATGTACCTCCATTCTACCTTAATTGCCCTGCCCATTCAACTTGAAGATGAATATGGTGTCTTAAACTACTAGGATGTGTTGTTGCATCAAAAAGATGAGGTAGAGATCATTATAAGATACTTAAAAGTTGGATTTCTTCATACATCTGATATGCTCTCAATTAAAGTAGCCTTCCTTTTCCCTTCTTTTCAGCTTTCGTGAGTTCTCCATTAGACATAAATCCTCTGATCGTCAAGCTTTATTAACTCAAGTACATGAATGAAGGCCAAACATAAATTGTTAGGGTTTAATCAATCCCATTCTTGTCTTGCAAAAGATTATGCCATTATTACAATGATTTATACTCtgttcactatatatatatatatatatatatacatatatatatatatacatatatatatatatatatatatacacatatatatatatatatatgtatatgtatatatatatatatatgtatatatatatgtatgtatatatatatgtatatatatatgtatgtatatatatatgtatatatatatatatgtatatatatatatacatatatgtatatatacatatatatatacatatgtatatatatgtatatatatgtatatatatatacatatatatacatatatatacatatatatatatatatatatatatatatatatatatatatatatacatatatataaatatgtatacatatgta includes:
- the LOC103974075 gene encoding protein BIG GRAIN 1-like, with the protein product MERWGKERQRRGHECPSFSSTLLDAIYRSMDESDAGGTPEPSLAASRRPAMVVSERAGSRPRGLPPISTSSSSDNSSYGGFSSSSEPESASSHRARLRPIRSGEAPARCTAVSSPPTRPPPPPPLQQQQRISSPPVVHHRERTKSSSIRSKLWDLGRSKAPASPGGRLAALLNSLFASAAKRPKKSKTPTATAAGAVGSYDDSACSTLSSHSRSCLVKAPSSRRAPPAEDEGAKRSVRFHPMSVIVGEDLRPCGQKNVYAGDRAAEGRRRTVATEVEGKGKTKTRMRVEELLRRFEDGEEEDGEISDSSSDLFELENLTVMTGGEGYRDELPVYETTHAATNRAISRGLVR